The Streptomyces sp. NBC_01463 DNA window CCGGTTGGTGAACGTGACGGCAAGCACGGTGGTCGGCTGGATGATCCCCGCGCGCACCCCGTAGGCGATGCGGTGCGTGATGGCCCGCGTCTTGCCCGTACCGGCCCCGGCCAGCACGCACACCGGCCCCTGCAGGGCCATGGCGACCTCGCGCTGCTCGGGGTCGAGCCCGTCGAGGACGGCGTCGGCGGAGTCGGGGACCTGGGGGAAGAGGGTGGAATGCGTTGCTGATGTCACCCCGCCATGCTGCCAGGTCGGAAGGGGCGGAAGGGGAAGTTGTCCACAGGCCCGTCCCGTCCGTCGTACTAATCGGGGGCGGGCCCGGGAATGGTGGCCAGGTCACGTGCGTTCTCCTTCCGTGCGGCAACGCATGTCCCCGCCTCGCCGTGTGACGGACGAGACGCGCCGGGACGTGGCGGGAATGCCGGAACCGATGAGACAGAGGAGCGCCAAGACATGCCGGGCACTGTGACGATGTACAGCACCACGTGGTGCGGCTACTGCCGTCGGCTCAAGGGCCAGATGGACCGCGAGGGCATCGCGTACACCGAGATCAACATCGAGCAGGACCCGGAGTCGGCGGCCTTCGTCGAGAAGGCGAATGGCGGAAACCAGACGGTCCCGACCGTTCTCTTCCCCGACGGTTCGACCCTGACGAACCCCTCGCTGGCGCAGGTGAAGCAGAAGGTCGGCGTCTGACGCCGCCCCTCTCCCCGTACACCGCACCGCCCCCACCGGTCGAGACCATGTGTCGAGACCACCGGTGGGGGCGGTGCTGTGTGCGGACGGGAGAGGGAGCGCGGACAGTGTCCGGACCGGCGCGGGCTCGTCTCAGCCCACTGGGAGGAACCCGTCGAGGATGTCGGCCAGTGGGCCGGGCTGTTCGAGGGTCTGCATATGGGGTGCGCGCGGAAGCTCCCGGTAGACGGAGCCGGGGATGCGCCCGGCGACCCCGGACATGAACGCGGGCGGCGCCGCCGCGTCGAGTTCTCCGGCGACGACCAGGGTCGGTGCATGGAGATCGCGGAGCCGGTCCCGCACGTCGAGGGTCTTGTACGCCCGCCAGGTGGCGGCCCAGTCGGCCGGATCGAACCGGCGGACGCGCTCGCGGGCGTACCGCACGCCCCAGGTGTTCTCGGCGAGCGCCTCGGGGGTGAACCAGCGGGTGAGGGTGGGGGCGATCTGGGCGTCCATGCCCTCGGTCTCGGCGGCGCGGGCCCGGGACTCGAAGGCCTCGGGGACCGGGTGGTCGGGGGCTCCCAGCAGGGCGAGGGACGCGATCCGCCCGGGGTGCAGGACGGCGGCGGTCTGGCCGATCGCACCGCCGACGGACAGCCCGACGACATGCGCCCGCTCCAGTTCCAGGGCGTCGAGCACCGCCACCAGGTCGGTGCCGAGGCCGGACATGCCGGTGGCGGCGGGCGCACCGGCTGCCGCCCCGTGGCCACGGATGTCGTAGGCGAACACCCGCCGGCCCGCGGCCAGCCGTTCCATGACCGGCTCCCACATCCGCCAGTCGACGCCCAGGGAGTGGACCAGCAGCACGGGCGGTCCTTCGTCGCCCCGCCGCGCCACCACCGTGTCGTGGTCGCCCAGCCGGACCGTGCGCAGCGCGGCCGGCCCGGGCAGTCCGGACGCGGTCAGCACCTCGTCGACGACGGCCAGTGCGTTCAGTGCGCGCGGCAGGCCGGCGTAGAGCGCCACGTGCTCGCACAGGGCGAGCAGCTCCGAGGCCGCGTGGCCCTGGTGCAGGGCCGCACGGGTGTGGGTGGCGAGCTGGCCCTCGGCCCCGCCGAGCGCGGCCAGGACCGCCACCGTCACGAGCTCCCGCTCGGCCCAGCCCAGTTCGGCGTGGGTGACCACTCCCGCGGCCGCGTAGTCGACGAGGGTGGCGTACATCTGCGGCGACTGCTCCCGGATCCGCGCCAGGGCGTCCTCGGCCGGCACCCCGGTCAGGCCTTCGTAGGCGCGTCGCCCCCGTGCGTGCTGGTCCATCGCGTGCTCCCGTTCCTCGGACTGTCGGTGCGACGATCATCGAGGGGCGCCGGGCCGTACGTCCGCGATTCCCTCGGACCGGCCGTCGGCCGCCCGGGGAAGTCACCGGACCGGGCCCGCAGGACCGAGAAAACAGCCGGACCGAGAGACGGCTGGACCGAGAAACAGCCGGACCGGGCTCAGCCGGTCCGGACCGGCTTCGGCAGGGGCTTCCCGTACCAGATCTCGATCAGGCGGGCGGCGATCGAGATGCCGAACGGGGGCAGGATCTCGCCCGACTCGAAAGCGGCCGTCAGCTCCTCGCGGGAGAACCAGCGGGCCTCCTCGATCTCCTCGCCGTCGACGTTGATGTCGAACGTCGTGGCCCGGGCCATGAAGCCGAGCATCAGGCTGGACGGGAAGGGCCAGGGCTGGCTGGCGATGTACTCGACCTCGCCGACCGTGACGCCCGCCTCCTCGAACACCTCGCGCGCCACGGACTGCTCGATCGACTCGCCCGGCTCGACGAAGCCCGCCAGCGTGGAGAAGCGGCCCTCGGGCCAGTGCACCTGGCGGCCGAGCAGGGCACGGTCCTGGTCGTCGGTGACGAGCATGATGACCGCCGGGTCGGTGCGCGGGTAGTGCTCGGCGCCGCAGGCCTGGCAGCGGCGGATGTGGCCGGCCGCCGCGATCACCGTGCGTTCGCCGCAGCGCGAGCAGAAGCGGTGCAGCCGCTGCCAGTTCTCCAGCGCGACCGCGTGCACCATCAGGCCGGCGTCGCGGGCGCCGAGGAGCAGGCCGGCCTCGCGCAGGCCCGCGGGGCGCGCCGACTGGTCCATGCGGCCAGGCAGCGAGTCCTTCTGGAGGGCGAAGTAGCTGACGCCGTCGTCGTCGGTGCCGAGGAAGTAGCGGTGGGTCTCGGTGACCGGTGCCTCGAAGGCGGGGGTCATCACGAGTTCGGTGCCGTCGGCGGTGTCGTCGACCAGCACCTGCCCGCCCGAGACGACGAAGACCCGGGTCGTGGGGTGGCTCCACGCGGCGGACAGCCAGGCCTCGTCGAGGCGGTGGTGCGCCGCGCGGTCGATGCCGCTCGGCGCGGTCAGACCGATGGGACGGTCCGTGGTGGCGTTGTCGAAGGTGCTCACAGGTGCTTCCTACTCCCCCGGGATGGATCGGGTGTTCAGAGGATTCAGCGGAGTGCGGCTGCCAGTTCGCCCCAGAGGTGGGCGGTGGTCTCCACACCCTTGAACAGCAGGTCGAGTTCGACCTTCTCGTTGGGGGCGTGCCAGCCGTCGGACGGTACGGAGATGCCCAGGAAGAGGACGGGTGCGCCGAGCACGTCCTGCAGGTCGGCGGCGGGTCCCGAGCCTCCTTCGCGGGTGAAGAGGATCTTCTGGCCGAAGGCCCGTCCCATGGCGCGGGCCACGGCCTGCAGCGCGGGGTGGTCCAGCGGGGTGAGGCAGGGGCGGGTGGCCGGGAGGAAGGTGATCCGTTGGCGGACGCCGGCCGGGACGCGGTCCTCGGCCCAGGCCCGGACCGCCTTCTCGATGCCGTCCGGGTCCTGGCCCGCGACCAGCCGGAAGCTGATCTTGACCTGGGCGGCGGACGGGATGATCGTCTTGCTGCCGGCGCCCTGGTAGCCGCCGCCGATGCCGTTGACCTCGGCGGTGGGGCGGGCCCAGACGCGTTCCAGCGTGGAGTAGCCCGCCTCGCCGGACGCGGCCTGCGACTTGGCGGTACGCAGCCAGGTGGCCTCGTCGAACGGCAGCTCGGCGAAGAGGGCGCGTTCGGTGTCGGTGAGTTCGGCCACACCGTCGTAGAAGCCGGGGACCGCCACCCGGCCGTCGGCGTCGTGCAGGGCCGCGACGAGGCGGGCGATCTCGGTGGCGGGGTTGGGTACGGCGCCGCCGAACGATCCGGAGTGGATGTCCTGCTCCGGCCCGCGCAGCTCGATCTCGCACTCGGCGAGGCCGCGCATGCCGGTGCAGACGGTCGGGGTCGACTCGTCCCACATGCCGGTGTCGGAGACGATGACGGCGTCCGCGCCGAGGCGGTCCGCCTGCTGCTCGACCAGGGCGCGGAAGTGCGGCGAACCCGACTCCTCCTCGCCCTCGACCAGGAGCTTGAGGTGGACGGCGGGGGCGGTGCGGCCGGTCGTGGCGAGGTGCGCCCGGAGGCCGAGGGTGTGGAAGAACACCTGCCCCTTGTCGTCGGCCGCGCCCCGTCCGTACATCCGGCCGTCGCGGATCACCGGCTCGAACGGGTCGGTGTCCCAGCCGTCCTCGCGGGCGGCGGGCTGCACGTCGTGATGTCCGTACACGAGCACCGTGGGGGCGTCCGGGTCGTCGGACGGCCACTCGGCGAACACCGCGGGGGCACCCGCCGTCTCCCAGACCTCGGCGACCGGGAAGCCGGTCTCCGTCAGCTTGGCGGACAGCCAGGCGGCACTGCGCCGTACGTCCCCGTCGTGCTCCGGCTGAGCGGATACGGACGGGATGCGCAGCCACTCGGCGAGATCGTCGAGGAAGGCGGCGCGGTGCTGCTCGGTGTACGTACGGACGGCGTTGTCCGGGGTGTCGCTCATGACCTTCAGCTTATCGGGCCGTGGGAGGTGGCTCGTCCAGGAGGATCCGCTCCAGCTCCGGGCGGCCCGGGAGCCGGGCCGGGCGGACGCTCTCGCCGCTGCGGACGAAGAGGAAGGTGGCCGTGACATCGGTGAGCGGCAGCCCGTGCAGTTCGGCCCAGGCGAGGCGGTAGACGGCGAGCTGGAGGGGGTCGGCGGTGTTGGTGCGGCTGGTCTTCCAGTCGACGATCTCGTACGTGTCCCCGGTGCGGTACACCGCGTCGATACGGCCCCGGATCACCCGGCCGGCCAGGGTGATCTGGAACGGCGTCTCGACGCGGTAGGGGGTGCGGCGGGCGTACGGGGTGCGCTCGAAGGCCTCCTTGAGCTCGGCGAGATCCCGCTCGTCGGCGATGTCGGCGTCGCTCTCGTCGGCGCCGGGGAGCTCGTCGGGGCCGAGCATGGGCAGCGGCAGTTCCTCGAAGCGGGACTCGACCCAGGCGTGGAAGCGGGTGCCCCGCCGGGCGGCGGCCTGCGGGGGCCTCGGCATGGGGCGGGCCAGTTCCTGGGCGAAGCCGTCGGGGTCGTCGGCGAGGCGCAGCAACTGGGTGGCGGAGAGCGATGCGGGCACGAGGACGTCGCGCACGGTGGCGCGGGCGCGGCGCAGCTCCCCGGCGAGCGCGTCGAGGTCGCGGTCCCAGGAGGCGAGGGTGCGGGACTCCTCGGGGGTGAGCCGCGGGGGCACCCGCTCGGGGGCGCGGGCCGCCGGGACGTGCGGGGCGGCCTGGGGCGCGTCGTCGTCATCGGGGAAGGGCGCGTCGTCCAGGAAGGGGTCGTCCTCGGGGAACAGCTCGTCGTCGGGAGGTCCGGGGCGGGCCTCGTCCGGCGGGGGCGGCTGCTCCTGCGCCGCGTACGCATCAGGCACCGGGCCCGCCGCGGCCAGTGCCTCCAGGTGGGCCATCACCGTGTCCGCGGCGGCCCGGCGGCGGGCCAGCGCGGTGTCGTCGAGCGGCAGCGGCCAGGCGTGGCCGGCCACTGCCCCGGCCGCCAGGGCCGGGTTCTCCTCGTCCTCGGCCGGTTCGTCCGCCCAGGCCTCGATCTCGCCGTGCCCGGCGGCGCAGTGCTCGTACAGCGCGTGCAGGAAGGCGGACGGCCCGCGCGGCTTCTTCTGGTTCGGGCCCCACCAGTGGCCGGAGCCGAGCAGCAGGGTGCGGGGGCGGGTGAAGGTGACGTAGCCGAGGCGGAGCTCCTCGGTGTGCTGGTGCTCCTTCATCTCCTCCTTGAAGCCCTTGAGCCCCTTGGCGTCGAAGGAGTGGACGACGGGCAGGGTGGCGGTGTCGCCGCGCAGGGCGTGCGGGAGGACCTGGGGCTGGGAGGTCCAGGCGTCCCGGGACCGGCCGCTGGGGAACTGGCCGGTGACCAGGCCGGGCACGGCGACGACGTCCCATTCCAGGCCCTTGGACTTGTGGGCGGTGAGGACCTTGACGGTGTTCTCACCGCCGGGCAGCGCGTTGTCCAGGCCCTTCTCGTACTGCGCGGCCGTGCGCAGGAAGCCGAGGAAGGCGAGGAGCGAGGCCTCCCCGTCGACGGCGGCGAACCGGGCCGCGACGTCGAGGAAGTTGGCGAGGGTCTCGCGGCGGCGGGCGGCCAGGGCGTGGGGGGAGGCGGAGAGCTCGACCTCCAGGCCGGTGGTGGACAGCACCCGGTGCAGGACGTCCATCAGCGGGTCGGCGAGGGAGCGGCGCAGGTCGCGCAGTTCGGTGGCGAGGCGGGCGAAGCGGACGCGGGCGTCGGCGGAGAACGGCAGGCGGTCGTCCTGCTCGCCGCCGGAGTCGAGGAACGTGTCCAGGGCGTCGGCCAGCGAGATCACCTCGGCCGGGTCGACGCCCTCGACGGCCTCGGCGAGCCGGCGGTCGGGATCGAAGTCCGCGTCGTCGCCGTGGGCCGCGCGGTGGACGAGGAGGCGGGCGCGGCGGCCGAGGAGCGCCAGGTCGCGGGGGCCGATCCGCCAGCGGGGGCCGGTGAGCAGCCGGACCAGGGAAGCGTTGGCGCCCGGGTCCTGGAGTACCTCGCAGACGGCGACGAGGTCGGCGACCTCCGGCAGGTGGAGCAGTCCGGAGAGGCCGACGACCTCGACCGGGATGTCCCGGGCGACGAGCGCGGCCTGGATCTCCGGGAAGTCACCGGCGGTGCGGCACAGGACGGCGATCTCGCCGGGGGCCTTGCCGGTGCGCACGAGGTGGGCGATCGAGTCGGCGAGCCAGTCGATCTCCTCGGCGTGGGTGCGCAGCAGGGCGCAGCGGACGAGGCCGTCGCGCTCGGCGCCCGGGGCGGGGCGCAGGGCCTCGACGCCCTCGTGCATGGCGCGCAGCGGTGCGGCGAGTCCGTTGGCGAGGTGCAGGAGGCGGCCGCCGCTGCGGCGGTTCTCGCTGAGGGAGTAGCGGGCGGCCGGGGTGCCGTCGGCGTGCGGGAAGTGGCTCGGGAAGTCGTCGAGGTTGGCGACGGAGGCGCCGCGCCAGCCGTAGATGGCCTGGCAGGGGTCGCCGACGGCTGTGACGGCGTGTCCGGACGACGTGCCGTCGGGTCCGCTGCCGAAGAGGGCGGAGAGCAGGAGGCGCTGGGCGACGGAGGTGTCCTGGTACTCGTCGAGCAGGACGACCCGGTACTCGTCGCGCAGGATCGCGCCGACCTCGGGACGGGTGAGGGCCAGCTCGGCGGAGAGCGCGATCTGGTCGCCGAAGTCGAGGAGGTCGCGGCTGCGCTTCGCCTCCCGGTAGCGGCCGGTCAGCGAGAGCAGCTCGCGGCGGGCCTCGGCGGCCTCGGGGATCTTGCGCAGTTCCGCGTTGCTGAGCCCGGCGGTCTCCAGGGTGCGGAGCAGCTCGGTGTCGTACGCCGCGAGCTGTCCGGGACGTACGAGATGTTCGGCCAGCTCGGCGTCCAGGGCCAGCAGATCGCTGACGAGGGTGGGGAACGACCTGGTCAGGGCGGGGTAGG harbors:
- a CDS encoding mycoredoxin produces the protein MPGTVTMYSTTWCGYCRRLKGQMDREGIAYTEINIEQDPESAAFVEKANGGNQTVPTVLFPDGSTLTNPSLAQVKQKVGV
- a CDS encoding alpha/beta fold hydrolase translates to MDQHARGRRAYEGLTGVPAEDALARIREQSPQMYATLVDYAAAGVVTHAELGWAERELVTVAVLAALGGAEGQLATHTRAALHQGHAASELLALCEHVALYAGLPRALNALAVVDEVLTASGLPGPAALRTVRLGDHDTVVARRGDEGPPVLLVHSLGVDWRMWEPVMERLAAGRRVFAYDIRGHGAAAGAPAATGMSGLGTDLVAVLDALELERAHVVGLSVGGAIGQTAAVLHPGRIASLALLGAPDHPVPEAFESRARAAETEGMDAQIAPTLTRWFTPEALAENTWGVRYARERVRRFDPADWAATWRAYKTLDVRDRLRDLHAPTLVVAGELDAAAPPAFMSGVAGRIPGSVYRELPRAPHMQTLEQPGPLADILDGFLPVG
- the nudC gene encoding NAD(+) diphosphatase, with protein sequence MSTFDNATTDRPIGLTAPSGIDRAAHHRLDEAWLSAAWSHPTTRVFVVSGGQVLVDDTADGTELVMTPAFEAPVTETHRYFLGTDDDGVSYFALQKDSLPGRMDQSARPAGLREAGLLLGARDAGLMVHAVALENWQRLHRFCSRCGERTVIAAAGHIRRCQACGAEHYPRTDPAVIMLVTDDQDRALLGRQVHWPEGRFSTLAGFVEPGESIEQSVAREVFEEAGVTVGEVEYIASQPWPFPSSLMLGFMARATTFDINVDGEEIEEARWFSREELTAAFESGEILPPFGISIAARLIEIWYGKPLPKPVRTG
- a CDS encoding dipeptidase, which translates into the protein MSDTPDNAVRTYTEQHRAAFLDDLAEWLRIPSVSAQPEHDGDVRRSAAWLSAKLTETGFPVAEVWETAGAPAVFAEWPSDDPDAPTVLVYGHHDVQPAAREDGWDTDPFEPVIRDGRMYGRGAADDKGQVFFHTLGLRAHLATTGRTAPAVHLKLLVEGEEESGSPHFRALVEQQADRLGADAVIVSDTGMWDESTPTVCTGMRGLAECEIELRGPEQDIHSGSFGGAVPNPATEIARLVAALHDADGRVAVPGFYDGVAELTDTERALFAELPFDEATWLRTAKSQAASGEAGYSTLERVWARPTAEVNGIGGGYQGAGSKTIIPSAAQVKISFRLVAGQDPDGIEKAVRAWAEDRVPAGVRQRITFLPATRPCLTPLDHPALQAVARAMGRAFGQKILFTREGGSGPAADLQDVLGAPVLFLGISVPSDGWHAPNEKVELDLLFKGVETTAHLWGELAAALR
- a CDS encoding ATP-dependent helicase, encoding MSPRITDPEQLKELLGIPFTPEQTACIIAPPAPQVIVAGAGSGKTTVMAARVVWLVGTGQVAPEQVLGLTFTNKAAGELAERVRKALIAAGVTDPDVIDPDDPPGEPGISTYHAFAGRLLTEHGLRIGLEPTTRLLADATRYQLAARVLREAPGPYPALTRSFPTLVSDLLALDAELAEHLVRPGQLAAYDTELLRTLETAGLSNAELRKIPEAAEARRELLSLTGRYREAKRSRDLLDFGDQIALSAELALTRPEVGAILRDEYRVVLLDEYQDTSVAQRLLLSALFGSGPDGTSSGHAVTAVGDPCQAIYGWRGASVANLDDFPSHFPHADGTPAARYSLSENRRSGGRLLHLANGLAAPLRAMHEGVEALRPAPGAERDGLVRCALLRTHAEEIDWLADSIAHLVRTGKAPGEIAVLCRTAGDFPEIQAALVARDIPVEVVGLSGLLHLPEVADLVAVCEVLQDPGANASLVRLLTGPRWRIGPRDLALLGRRARLLVHRAAHGDDADFDPDRRLAEAVEGVDPAEVISLADALDTFLDSGGEQDDRLPFSADARVRFARLATELRDLRRSLADPLMDVLHRVLSTTGLEVELSASPHALAARRRETLANFLDVAARFAAVDGEASLLAFLGFLRTAAQYEKGLDNALPGGENTVKVLTAHKSKGLEWDVVAVPGLVTGQFPSGRSRDAWTSQPQVLPHALRGDTATLPVVHSFDAKGLKGFKEEMKEHQHTEELRLGYVTFTRPRTLLLGSGHWWGPNQKKPRGPSAFLHALYEHCAAGHGEIEAWADEPAEDEENPALAAGAVAGHAWPLPLDDTALARRRAAADTVMAHLEALAAAGPVPDAYAAQEQPPPPDEARPGPPDDELFPEDDPFLDDAPFPDDDDAPQAAPHVPAARAPERVPPRLTPEESRTLASWDRDLDALAGELRRARATVRDVLVPASLSATQLLRLADDPDGFAQELARPMPRPPQAAARRGTRFHAWVESRFEELPLPMLGPDELPGADESDADIADERDLAELKEAFERTPYARRTPYRVETPFQITLAGRVIRGRIDAVYRTGDTYEIVDWKTSRTNTADPLQLAVYRLAWAELHGLPLTDVTATFLFVRSGESVRPARLPGRPELERILLDEPPPTAR